One genomic window of Cydia pomonella isolate Wapato2018A chromosome 6, ilCydPomo1, whole genome shotgun sequence includes the following:
- the LOC133518937 gene encoding uncharacterized protein LOC133518937 isoform X2: protein MKILVALLIVGVSGALGRRADVDINRIKQISNQVPLNPEQIKENDRLILRSNDYDDHSSWYQHTPALPPHGAETSKVPVKIHQPREDPRLYYQSDAYLNEHVREKVNEEVTFVYPGRHVVRAGERAELSRIQSKDVDNFAAHDGNICVKCPHDLTLVAMASSGRVVLQSPTLRACSGRNAPRNAKFVHMYGPKMGSLLEQGSHMIIGRIMYKNKNLQLCKIQVHIVTQGCVTPKHLVAHCWDQNKQCNFTCINKQLELSGPPMQVCGDDMKWKGDLPVCKARTWCELPPPPERGRVSCQGATVANGNGLAEGSRCRVKCMRGFRSSRVTPVCRRGAWTHSLVCQPIRKRNTKQSFYGGVL from the exons ATGAAGATTTTGGTTGCATTGTTGATTGTTGGTGTATCTG GAGCTCTAGGCCGCCGCGCGGACGTAGACATCAACAG AATTAAACAGATCTCAAATCAAGTACCGCTCAATCCCGAACAGATAAAAGAAAACGATAGGCTAATTTTAAGAAGCAATGATTATGACGATCATAGCAGCTGGTACCAGCACACGCCGGCGCTACCCCCTCATGGCGCAGAAACCTCCAAGGTTCCGGTCAAAATCCACCAGCCACGCGAAGACCCGCGTCTGTACTATCAGTCTGATGCGTATCTTAACGAGCATGTTAGGGAAAAAGTGAATGAAGAAGTTACTTTCGTGTATCCTGGCAGACATGTTGTGCGAGCTGGTGAACGTGCAGAGCTTTCTCGAATACAATCTAAGGACGTGGACAACTTTGCTGCTCATG atggTAACATATGTGTGAAATGCCCACATGACCTTACGTTGGTAGCAATGGCATCATCTGGACGAGTCGTGCTGCAGAGCCCAACACTTCGAGCGTGCTCGGGACGAAATGCGCCAAGAAATGCAAAATTTGTGCACATGTACGGACCGAAGATGGGCTCTTTGTTGGAACAAGGGTCTCACATGATCATTGGTCGAATAATGTACAAAAACAAG AATCTCCAGTTATGTAAAATACAAGTGCACATCGTCACTCAGGGTTGTGTGACACCGAAACACTTGGTAGCCCACTGCTGGGACCAGAACAAGCAATGCAATTTCACTTGTATCAACAAACAACTCGAGCTAAGTGGACCGCCGATGCAAGTATGTGGCGACGATATGAAATGGAAAGGAGATCTTCCGGTTTGTAAAG CCAGAACATGGTGCGAGCTGCCCCCGCCGCCCGAGCGCGGACGCGTCAGCTGCCAAGGCGCTACCGTCGCCAATGGCAACGGGCTCGCCGAAGGCTCGCGATGTCGTGTCAAGTGTATGCGCGGCTTTAGAAGCTCTCGCGTGACGCCAGTTTGCCGCCGAGGTGCTTGGACGCACAGTCTCGTCTGTCAGCCAATTCGCAAAAGGAACACCAAGCAATCATTCTATGGCGGTGTGCTGTAG
- the LOC133518933 gene encoding G2/mitotic-specific cyclin-B2-like gives MEIQVRRQQRLVNLHDQENANVFKGKSNAILPIKRQGLTARGALGDLNTNAQAQRDIAIGKVAVATAEYEKKATLNRATIKSNYSHVRSKIDTGLAVTKPTIQPSSRPPLRREESTAGLAAKAAARTKAVLKETQQNKTNDEKTLKPRIQSQDSKKPSRLSAVNEDAKPVLKEPTESLGKLKLAESVKQDKLKKKHPPLPLDVEDIDASDNNSPLLMSCYIKDIYHYLTELELKYSIEPDHLKEQSEISGRMRATLIDWLVEVQRQFSLVLETFQLTVGIIDRYLQAVPNVQRNQLQLVGVTAMFLASKYEEIYAPEVGDFVYVTDNTYSKADVFQCERDIMSKLGFCLARPIPLSFLRRFVKAAHGTSKNHHLAKYFVDLSLVEYSMAHYRPSELAAAALCLSLHLLSRKTLEEVWTPTMTYYSQYTLEHLDPIIRKIANVVVNVKNSKYKSVYNRYLDPKLAKVSALPELKEGAIEELAKIPSTTYL, from the exons ATGGAGATCCAAGTGAGGAGGCAGCAACGATTG GTCAATCTTCATGATCAAGAAAACGCGAATGTCTTTAAAGGAAAAAGCAATGCGATTCTACCTATCAAAAGACAGGGGTTGACCGCTCGCGGAGCCTTGGGTGATCTTAACACCAATGCACAAGCTCAGCGGGACATCGCAATTGGGAAAGTGGCAGTAGCAACCGCAGAATATGAGAAGAAAGCTACTTTAAATCGGGCCACAAtcaaaag cAACTATAGCCATGTGCGCTCCAAGATTGACACTGGCTTGGCAGTCACCAAGCCAACAATTCAACCCTCTTCAAGGCCACCATTGAGACGTGAAGAAAGCACAGCCGGGCTTGCTGCTAAAGCAGCAGCCAGAACTAAG GCGGTTCTCAAGGAGACTCAACAAAATAAGACCAATGATGAAAAAACATTGAAGCCAAGAATACAGTCTCAGGACTCTAAGAAGCCGTCAAGATTATCAGCTGTAAATGAAGATGCTAAGCCAGTATTAAAAGAGCCCACAGAATCGTTGGGAAAATTGAAGTTAGCAGAGTCTGTAAAACAGGACAAACTTAAAAAGAAGCATCCTCCGTTGCCTCTGGATGTAGAAGATATTGATGCCAGTGACAATAATAGTCCTTTGCTTATGTCATGCTATATTAAGGACATTTACCATTACTTGACTGAGCTGGAGCTGAAGTACTCTATTGAGCCTGATCATTTGAAAGAACAG tCGGAGATCAGTGGAAGGATGAGGGCTACACTCATTGACTGGCTGGTGGAAGTGCAGCGCCAGTTCTCCCTGGTTTTGGAAACATTCCAATTAACTGTTGGAATTATTGATAGATACTTACag GCAGTACCAAACGTCCAACGCAACCAGCTGCAGCTAGTCGGCGTCACAGCGATGTTCCTGGCGTCCAAATACGAGGAGATCTACGCGCCGGAGGTGGGCGACTTCGTGTACGTGACCGACAACACGTACAGTAAGGCCGACGTGTTCCAGTGCGAGAGGGACATCATGTCCAAGCTGGGCTTCTGTCTCGCTCGGCCCATACCACTCAGCTTCCTTAGAAG gTTTGTTAAAGCTGCTCACGGGACATCAAAGAACCATCATTTAGCGAAGTATTTTGTAGACCTCAGCCTGGTAGAATACAGCATGGCGCACTACCGTCCTTCAGAGCTAGCCGCCGCCGCTCTGTGCCTTTCCCTTCACTTGCTGTCCAGAAAGACCCTTGAAGAAGTTTGGACTCCCACGATGACCTACTACTCCCAGTATACTCTAGAACACCTCGATCCTATTATTCGGAAAATCGCAAATGTCGTCGTCAATGTGAAGAATTCCAAATACAAGTCTGTCTACAACAGATACTTGGACCCTAAACTAGCTAAGGTATCGGCGCTCCCGGAACTGAAGGAAGGAGCCATTGAAGAACTAGCAAAGATACCTTCGACAACCTACCTATAG
- the LOC133518935 gene encoding guanylate kinase isoform X2 — MVQKGPRPLVLCGPSGSGKSTLLKRLLKEFPDKFGFSVSHTTRGPRPGEKNGVHYHFTTKDEMLAAIEKGEFLETATFSGNTYGTSKRAVEDVRRTGKICVLDIEIEGVKQVKRSDLDPLLVFVMPPSIAELERRLRGRNTESDEALKLRLETARKEIEFGQEPGNFHIIIMNDNLDKAYSELREFIAQNVKDNDQDLRGL; from the exons ATGGTGCAGAAAGGGCCTCGACCTTTGGTGTTGTGCGGTCCATCGGGATCTGGAAAGAGTACTCTGCTGAAGCGCCTTCTTAAAGAATTTCCCGATAAGTTTGGGTTCAGCGTTTCTCACACGACGAGAGGTCCCCGGCCGGGTGAGAAGAATGGAGTCCATTACCATTTTACTACAAAAGATGAAATGCTCGCTGCCATTGAAAAAGGTGAATTTCTAGAAACCGCTACATTCAGTGGGAACACATATGGGACAAG TAAGAGAGCAGTTGAAGATGTTCGCCGCACCGGAAAGATCTGTGTACTGGATATTGAGATTGAAGGTGTGAAACAAGTAAAGCGTTCAGATCTCGACCCTCTGCTGGTGTTTGTGATGCCGCCTTCAATCGCAGAGCTGGAGAGACGCCTGCGTGGACGTAACACAGAGTCTGATGAGGCACTGAAGCTGAGACTTGAGACAGCTAGGAAGGAAATAGAGTTTG GCCAGGAACCCGGCAACTTCCACATCATCATCATGAACGACAACTTGGATAAGGCGTATTCGGAACTGCGTGAGTTTATTGCGCAGAATGTGAAGGACAATGACCAAG ACCTCCGTGGGCTGTAA
- the LOC133518934 gene encoding uncharacterized protein LOC133518934 has product MGSNTSKVTNEAAVQVQKNDTEINSDPRSPTPEISRTPLQGKGGSKHNITKNVDLRKTFENGQGEDKLIHNNPILSAVIKNHLQSYDPRSPTQDFERTPIVLGLNTEELKDKNVLRAKAIDDCGSPSLHNSTSDDSFAPKSIPDIVPKNLCDGFLNLTFNDTIKDVEEPLGSSTASSDSIENATKDSIDKPKKLLETNFDFDEKIEESIEEYEEDSEESKSNNNNSEDEQKLINFAKFKILPQDPRSPTNGIERTPIVVTKTEDKTDDNVEEMSDDTLIKVLQNTNAELIHGITKGCGKNSDGILIYEDEEETRETPKKSRSAGSGGSRTPLSCMKNKGDNAHGRSKSVNTLYDNKFPITGKKVSHIPRLKSLSKSKFMPAASSTSLRSISKAVGVIGDCENTPPHSHRDKWDKDSSIVL; this is encoded by the exons ATGGGAAGCAACACCAGCAAAGTAACAAATGAAGCAGCTGTTCAGGTCCAAAAAAACGACACTGAAATCAATTCTGATCCAAGGTCTCCTACACCCGAGATATCGCGGACACCTTTACAG GGTAAAGGCGGATCAAAGCACAATATAACTAAAAATGTTGACTTACGGAAGACCTTTGAAAACGGCCAGGGTGAAGACAAGCTTATTCACAACAATCCCATCCTATCTGCTGTTATAAAAAATCACCTCCAATCTTATGATCCTCGCTCACCTACTCAGGACTTTGAGAGAACACCTATAGTGTTAGGACTGAACACTGAAGAATTGAAAGACAAAAATGTGCTAAGAGCTAAAGCTATAGATGATTGTGGCAGTCCTAGTTTGCACAATAGCACTTCGGATGATAGTTTTGCCCCAAAATCTATTCCTGACATTGTTCCTAAAAACCTGTGTGATGGGTTCCTAAATCTGACTTTTAATGACACTATTAAGGATGTAGAGGAACCATTAGGCTCATCCACAGCTTCAAGTGACAGCATTGAAAATGCTACTAAGGACTCCATTgacaaaccaaaaaaattattagaaacAAACTTTGactttgatgaaaaaattgaaGAAAGTATTGAAGAATATGAAGAAGACAGTGAAGAATCAAAAAGCAACAATAATAATAGTGAAGATGaacagaaattaattaattttgccaAATTTAAGATCTTACCTCAAGACCCAAGATCCCCCACAAACGGAATAGAAAGAACTCCTATTGTGGTTACTAAAACTGAAGATAAGACTGATGACAATGTTGAGGAAATGTCTGATGACACACTAATTAAAGTTCTCCAGAATACCAATGCAGAGCTAATTCACGGTATTACAAAAGGGTGTGGGAAGAATTCAGATGGAATTCTCATCTATGAAGATGAAGAGGAGACCCGTGAAACCCCTAAGAAATCTCGATCAGCAGGCTCAGGTGGATCAAGAACTCCTTTGTCATGCATGAAAAACAAGGGGGACAATGCCCATGGCCGCTCAAAATCTGTCAATACATTGTATGACAATAAATTCCCAATAACAGGCAAAAAAGTATCACATATCCCAAGACTGAAATCATTATCAAAATCTAAATTTATGCCAGCAGCGAGCAGCACTTCTTTGAGAAGCATTTCAAAAGCTGTAGGAGTTATCGGAGACTGTGAAAACACTCCTCCACACTCCCATCGCGATAAATGGGATAAAGATAGTAGTATTgtactttaa
- the LOC133518937 gene encoding uncharacterized protein LOC133518937 isoform X1 → MPLRHAVQGALLQPRRVHATQRALRAHRVVPRRVLPRLPALPDLHVPQPAIPSLLLPDVQQILRGALGRRADVDINRIKQISNQVPLNPEQIKENDRLILRSNDYDDHSSWYQHTPALPPHGAETSKVPVKIHQPREDPRLYYQSDAYLNEHVREKVNEEVTFVYPGRHVVRAGERAELSRIQSKDVDNFAAHDGNICVKCPHDLTLVAMASSGRVVLQSPTLRACSGRNAPRNAKFVHMYGPKMGSLLEQGSHMIIGRIMYKNKNLQLCKIQVHIVTQGCVTPKHLVAHCWDQNKQCNFTCINKQLELSGPPMQVCGDDMKWKGDLPVCKARTWCELPPPPERGRVSCQGATVANGNGLAEGSRCRVKCMRGFRSSRVTPVCRRGAWTHSLVCQPIRKRNTKQSFYGGVL, encoded by the exons ATGCCGCTACGACATGCCGTGCAAGGCGCACTGCTTCAACCACGGCGCGTGCACGCGACCCAGCGGGCGCTACGCGCGCACCGTGTGGTACCCCGGCGAGTGCTGCCCCGCCTGCCCGCCCTGCCAGACCTTCACGTGCCCCAGCCCGCCATTCCATCCCTGCTGCTTCCAGACGTGCAACAAATTCTGAGAG GAGCTCTAGGCCGCCGCGCGGACGTAGACATCAACAG AATTAAACAGATCTCAAATCAAGTACCGCTCAATCCCGAACAGATAAAAGAAAACGATAGGCTAATTTTAAGAAGCAATGATTATGACGATCATAGCAGCTGGTACCAGCACACGCCGGCGCTACCCCCTCATGGCGCAGAAACCTCCAAGGTTCCGGTCAAAATCCACCAGCCACGCGAAGACCCGCGTCTGTACTATCAGTCTGATGCGTATCTTAACGAGCATGTTAGGGAAAAAGTGAATGAAGAAGTTACTTTCGTGTATCCTGGCAGACATGTTGTGCGAGCTGGTGAACGTGCAGAGCTTTCTCGAATACAATCTAAGGACGTGGACAACTTTGCTGCTCATG atggTAACATATGTGTGAAATGCCCACATGACCTTACGTTGGTAGCAATGGCATCATCTGGACGAGTCGTGCTGCAGAGCCCAACACTTCGAGCGTGCTCGGGACGAAATGCGCCAAGAAATGCAAAATTTGTGCACATGTACGGACCGAAGATGGGCTCTTTGTTGGAACAAGGGTCTCACATGATCATTGGTCGAATAATGTACAAAAACAAG AATCTCCAGTTATGTAAAATACAAGTGCACATCGTCACTCAGGGTTGTGTGACACCGAAACACTTGGTAGCCCACTGCTGGGACCAGAACAAGCAATGCAATTTCACTTGTATCAACAAACAACTCGAGCTAAGTGGACCGCCGATGCAAGTATGTGGCGACGATATGAAATGGAAAGGAGATCTTCCGGTTTGTAAAG CCAGAACATGGTGCGAGCTGCCCCCGCCGCCCGAGCGCGGACGCGTCAGCTGCCAAGGCGCTACCGTCGCCAATGGCAACGGGCTCGCCGAAGGCTCGCGATGTCGTGTCAAGTGTATGCGCGGCTTTAGAAGCTCTCGCGTGACGCCAGTTTGCCGCCGAGGTGCTTGGACGCACAGTCTCGTCTGTCAGCCAATTCGCAAAAGGAACACCAAGCAATCATTCTATGGCGGTGTGCTGTAG
- the LOC133518935 gene encoding guanylate kinase isoform X1 produces MVQKGPRPLVLCGPSGSGKSTLLKRLLKEFPDKFGFSVSHTTRGPRPGEKNGVHYHFTTKDEMLAAIEKGEFLETATFSGNTYGTSKRAVEDVRRTGKICVLDIEIEGVKQVKRSDLDPLLVFVMPPSIAELERRLRGRNTESDEALKLRLETARKEIEFGQEPGNFHIIIMNDNLDKAYSELREFIAQNVKDNDQACDGPTANE; encoded by the exons ATGGTGCAGAAAGGGCCTCGACCTTTGGTGTTGTGCGGTCCATCGGGATCTGGAAAGAGTACTCTGCTGAAGCGCCTTCTTAAAGAATTTCCCGATAAGTTTGGGTTCAGCGTTTCTCACACGACGAGAGGTCCCCGGCCGGGTGAGAAGAATGGAGTCCATTACCATTTTACTACAAAAGATGAAATGCTCGCTGCCATTGAAAAAGGTGAATTTCTAGAAACCGCTACATTCAGTGGGAACACATATGGGACAAG TAAGAGAGCAGTTGAAGATGTTCGCCGCACCGGAAAGATCTGTGTACTGGATATTGAGATTGAAGGTGTGAAACAAGTAAAGCGTTCAGATCTCGACCCTCTGCTGGTGTTTGTGATGCCGCCTTCAATCGCAGAGCTGGAGAGACGCCTGCGTGGACGTAACACAGAGTCTGATGAGGCACTGAAGCTGAGACTTGAGACAGCTAGGAAGGAAATAGAGTTTG GCCAGGAACCCGGCAACTTCCACATCATCATCATGAACGACAACTTGGATAAGGCGTATTCGGAACTGCGTGAGTTTATTGCGCAGAATGTGAAGGACAATGACCAAG CGTGCGACGGTCCTACAGCCAACGAGTGA